The nucleotide sequence CCCAGTTTGATGTTTGCGAGAAACAGAACCGGTGGAACGCGACAAAAATGGCCTATTTCTACGTCAGATACGCCGCCGCCAAGCTACGCAACGCGCTACTGGGGCGGAGCCGGGCATAGGTGGCTGGGTCACGGCCGTCGGTGAGTTGGGATCCGTGACCATTTGTTATGCGAAAAGGCCGCCTCCTTTTGGAAGCGGCCTTTTCTATTTCTCTACCGAGTGCTGCTCTCGGTGATCCCGAAGAGGATCACCTGCCGCACACTTGGCGTGTTTCGTAGATTACTCTGTAATCTTCGAAACGACGCCAGCACCCACAGTCCGGCCGCCTTCGCGGATCGCGAAGCGGAGGCCTTGCTCCATCGCGATCGGCGCGATCAGTTCGACGTCGAACTTCAGGTTGTCGCCGGGCATCACCATCTCGGTGCCCGAGGGCAGCTGAACCGTGCCGGTCACGTCCGTGGTCCGGAAGTAGAATTGCGGGCGGTAGTTGGCGAAGAATGGCGTGTGGCGGCCACCCTCTTCCTTGGTCAGGATGTAGGCCTCGGCCTCGAACTTCGTGTGCGGGGTCACCGAACCCGGCTTGCACAGAACCTGACCGCGCTCAACGCCGTCACGGTCGATGCCGCGCAAGAGCGCGCCGATGTTGTCGCCAGCTTCGCCGCGATCCAGCAGTTTGCGGAACATTTCAACGCCCGTGCAGGTGGTTTTCGCGGTGTCGCGGATGCCCACGATTTCGATCTCTTCGCCGACGTTGATCACGCCACGCTCGACACGACCGGTCACAACCGTGCCGCGACCGGAGATCGAGAACACGTCCTCAACCGGCATCAGGAACGGCTGATCCACGGCGCGCTCTGGCGTCGGGATGTAGTCGTCAACAGCGGCCATCAGCTCTTTGATCTTCTCTTCGCCGATCTCAGGGTTGTTGCCTTCCATCGCCGCCAGAGCGGAGCCCGCAATGATCGGGATGTCGTCGCCTGGATACTCGTAGGAGGACAGCAGCTCGCGGATTTCCATTTCCACCAGCTCCAGCAGCTCTTCGTCGTCAACCTGGTCCACTTTGTTCATGAACACGACCATCTTCGGGATGCCAACCTGGCGGCCCAGCAGGATGTGCTCGCGGGTCTGGGGCATTGGGCCGTCAGCGGCGTTCACAACCAGGATCGCGCCGTCCATCTGGGCGGCACCGGTGATCATGTTCTTGACGTAGTCGGCGTGGCCGGGGCAGTCAACGTGGGCGTAATGGCGGGTCTCGGTCTCATACTCAACATGCGCCGTCGAGATGGTGATCCCGCGCGCTTTTTCTTCAGGCGCGCCGTCAATCTGGTCATACGCTTTGAAGTCGCCAAAATACTTCGTGATCGCCGCAGTCAGCGTCGTCTTGCCGTGGTCAACGTGACCAATCGTGCCGATGTTCACGTGCGGTTTCGTGCGTTCAAACTTTTCCTTAGCCATCTCGTCAGGCGCCCTTTGATTAGGAGGGGCAATGTCAGCCCCGATTTCACTTCGCGGGCTACCTATTCACATGGCGGACAAAAATCAAGCCTGAGTTGCGTCTGCGGGCGCAGTCAATTGCCTGTCCGGGCTGCCGCGATCAGCCTGCGCCCGCTTTCTTGGCAATCTCGGCGGCGTCGTCCTTCTTGGCGGCCTCTTTGGCAGCATCCGACACGTCTTCGCCAAAGAGGTCGGCATTGGCCTGCAGCCAGCGTTCCACTGCCTTGGCAAATTGTGCAGCCAGATTGGCCATCTGCTCATCCGCGTCGCGAAACAAGCCGGAACCGATGACGGACTCGCCGTCCAGCTGCTCAAGGATCAGCAGCTGCTTGGAGCGGTCTTTCAGCCGCAGCAGCGGGTCTGTCTGCCAGATATGAACCGTCATGCTCATAGCGGACCGTGGTGCCAAGGCCAGCCGCCCGCCCTTGGTGGCCAGAATGTAGCCGTCCAAAGAGTAGCTGATCGTGTAGGGCGTGTCCCCGTCATAGCGGCGGAACCGCTTGTCGATCGCGGCCTCAAGGGCGGTTTCCCACTCTTCCGCCGTGGCGTCGCGAGACACCCCCATTTTTCGCGCGTTCTTGGTCACCGCGACGTTGCTTTGCAGGCGGAAGTTGCCCAGATCCACCTGTTCCTCAAGGTCGGGATTCGGCACGCTGCAGGCCGCTGTCACGGCAAGGCAGGCGGCGGCAATCAGGTTGCGGATCATGGGCGGGCCCCTTTGGTTGAACCCTGCCTGCATATCCCCGCCCACACCTGCGTGCAATCGGCGCACCCGGTTGCCGTGGCTCCCCGGCCACATATACTCAGTCCCATGAAAGATGCAGTCGACATGTACCCGCCGCAGGTTCCGCTCGTCACCGAGGTCTGGTCCATCTGGCAGTCGCTTGCCGCCGCACGGCGCAACATTCTGGAGCTGATCCCCGAGATTGCGCTGCACCAGCCCATCGTGTCGGGCAAAATGGGCCGTCCATGGCACATGGTGATGGACCCCGACGCCCTGAGGCGCATTTTGCTGGAGAAGGTCGAGGATTACCCGAAATCCGACGTCACCAAGAACATCCTGCGCCCCGCCATCGGCGAAAGCCTGTTCGTGGCCGAGGGGGCGCATTGGCGCTGGCAACGCCGCGCCGCCGCGCCGGTCTTCACGCATCGCAACATCGCCAATCTCGCGCCGATAATGTCCGCCGCCGCCGACCGGTCTTGCGCGCGCATTGCGGAACACACAGGCCGCGCCACCGACCTCTACACCGAGATGATGACCGCCGCTTTCGAGGTGATCTCGGACGTGACATTCTCAGGCGACGAGCAGTTCGACCGCAAAGCTGTGCACCGTGCGGTGGATGGCTATATTGATCAGGCGGCCAAAGTCTCCATCCTCGACATTATCGCGGCGCCCGCCTGGGTGCCCCGCCCTTCGCGCATCATGGGCTCGACGGCGATGAAGCAAATGAAACAAATGTCGGATGGGGTGATTGATAATCGCCGCGACAAGGGGCCGGGCGATATCCCCGATCTGCTGGACCTGCTGCTGGCGGGCGAGGATCCCAAAACCCAACGCACCATGAACACGGCCGAGCTGCGCGACAACCTGCTGACCTTTATTGTGGCGGGCCACGAAACCACGGCGCTGACGCTTTCCTGGGCCTTGTATCTTTGCGCGTTCGACCAAGACGTTCAGGACACGCTGCGGACCGAAGCACAATCGGTTCTGGCCGGTCGCACGGCCACGGCGGACGATCTCCCCAACCTGCCCTACACGCGGCAAGTGATTGACGAGACGCTCAGGATGTACCCGCCAGCCGCCTTCCTGTCGCGCACCGCACAAAAGGACGACACGCTGTGCGACCGGCCGATCAAGCGCAAGGACACGGTGACGTTGCCGATCTATGCCCTGCATCGGTCCCACGCCCTTTGGCCGGATCCGCATAGGTTTGACCCCGACCGCTTCAATGGCAAGCAGGAGATCAACCGCTACGCCTACCTGCCTTTTGGCGACGGGCCGCGCATCTGCATTGGGGCGAGCTTCGCCATACAGGAGGCGGTGATCATGCTGGCCACCATCCTCTCGCGCTTCAAGTTCACGCGCGTCGAGGGCAAGGACCCGAAGCCGGTTTTGATCCTGACGCTGCGCCCGGAAGGCGGTGTCTGGCTGAATGTGCAAGAGGCGTAGCGCCAAAGCAAAAAGCCCCGACGCCCAAGATGATATCGAGGGAGCCCGGGGCCTTTCAGATCTTCGGTCCTATCAGGCGTTAGCCGCCGATCAGACGTCTCAGGAACGAACGCGGTTTCTTCGCGGTCGCGTCTCCCAACAATGCGTCAGCGGCGACGTCGGCGGGCGCCGGTTGCGCCGCGGCAGGCGCCGCGTGGGCGGGCCGCTGGATCGCGGGTTCGGGCATAGGGGCCGGTTGAGGATTGGCTTGGGGCGCAGCAGAGCGCATCAGTTCAGCTTCGCTGCCTTCTGCGCCTTCTTCGGCCAGCAGTTCTTTGATCGTCTTCTTCGTAAAGGCCGTCGGCTCCGCAGCCGAAACCCCTTTCAGCGGTTTCAAACGCTCATATTCCATTCTCTGCCTCCCAACTCTCGGGCGAAATAGTTAAAATCCGCGCAATTGGTGTATCGCGCAGGGCATATATGACAGCGGAATAAGGCGATTTTGGGGAAACGGTCGCAAAAATTGTCGTTAAACGCCGACAAGGTTGTGTGATTTTGGTGACTCTTCCGGTCCGACAGGGGCATCAAAACGACGCAGATCCAAGCCCGATCTTAGGCCTCGTGCACCACAGACCAACGCCGGATCAACTGCTGTTGCAACTTCTTGGCCCGCCCATTCCAGGACCGTGCGCCCCTTGGGGCTTCCCGTTCGGCTTTGGACAAGGCCCGGCGCCGTGGCAGATCGGCGGCAAATATGGCGAAAGCCAAGTCGCGCCCATCGGGTGTTCTGATGTAGCCTGCCAACCCGCTGACGAAGTTGAGCGTGCCGGTCTTGGCTACAATCTGGATTGGGCTGTTCTGGATCACCTTGTTTTCGCTGTCGCGCACCGCGATCGTCTTCAAGATCGGCTGCAACAGCTGCTGTGCGCCCGGCGCGGTCAGCGCCTTGACCATTTCCTGCGCGCTCATCTTGGTGCGGTCGCCAAGGCCCGAATGATCCACAAAACTGGCCTTGCGCGCGCCGTAACGGTCCTCCGCCCAGCCCGCCATCACGCGACCCGAAGCCGCGAGCGTGCCGGCTTTGCTGGCTGACAGCCCCACGACTTCCGCCGTCACATTGGTTGAAAACTTCAACATGTCGCGGCAAATTTTGCGCAAATCCGGGCTGAGATGCTCTGCCACGGTCGTCCCTTGCGGCAACGCATTCGTGGCCTCTGGGAATGGCAGATTGATCCCATGGCTACGTGCCACGGTTTGCAAGACGTCGCCTGCATAGATGGCCGGACGCCGTACAGGCAACCACCGCCCACCACCTTTGCCAAGCGCCTTGCGGGCGACGGTCCAGTTCTCGCGCGTTGCGCTGTTTGAATAGGTGAATATTGGCGCACCGCGGTCCGCCACCTGCGTGCGTACAAACCCCACGCCCGGCCTAATCTTTTCGGACCGCGCATCCATGGTGACGTTGTAGCCGCCATTCGCCCGCTTCCATTCCAGATAAACACGGTTGAAATTCAGGTTCAGCCCGCTGAGGCCCGGGTTGTAGCCCACCTGCACTGGCTGCGTGCCGTCGATTTCCTCGATCGAGGGCAGCGCGCCGCCATAGACTTTCAGCTTGCCGCGTATCTCTCGGATACCGGCGATCTTCAGGCGCCCCGCCAACTCAAACAGGTCATCGGTCGACAGCGTCGGATCGCCCCCGCCCACCAGCACCAAATCGCCTTGCAGCACCCCGCCGCTGATCGGGCCGGTGGCCACAAGCCGCGTGCGGTATCGGTGCCCCGCGCCCAACGTGTTCAGCGCGTAAAGCGCCGTCATCGCCTTTGTCACGCTGGCGGGCGGCTGCCCCAACAGGGGCGAGCGGCTTTCCAGCACTTGCCCCGTGCGCGCATCGGCCACGACATAGCTGACCTTGCCGCCCAGATTGGCGGCGTCCACAAAGCGGTCGGCCCCCGGCATGGCCTGTTTGGCCGCGTCCGATGGCTTGCCAATCGGGCGCGAAGACCGCTCCGGCGCATTCGCCAAAGCGCATCCGGCGACGCCATATAACAAGAAGGACAAGACGGTGCGGCGGCCGTACCGGCCAAAATCGGAAGAGCTCATGGCTGCGACATTCGCCCAACCGACAAGTGGTGGCAAGCGGTCAAACAGCCTGATACGCAAGCGTGATGGACCGTTCCTTGCTCAGCGCTGCCGCGATCATGTCTTTGGGCATGTTGTTGATCCCCTTCGGGGACACCGCGGGCAAGATGATGACCTCTGCCGGGGTGCATCCCTTCTTTGTGGCGTGGACGCGGTACCTGATCGGGATGGTGGTGCTGATCCCCTTCGCATTCCATGTCGACGCGCTGAAATTGCTGCGCGATTGGCGCATCTGGCTGCGCAGCGCGGTGCAGGTCATTACCATTTGCACGATCTTGACGGCTCTCTCAACCGAGCCCATCGCAAACGTGTTCGGCGCGTTCTTCCTTGGCCCTATGGTCAGCTACGCGCTGTCTGTCTGGCTGCTGAAAGAGCAAGGCAGCGCGCTGCGTATCATCTTGCTGGCGGTCGGCCTTGGCGGGGTCTTTCTGGTGGTCAAGCCGGGGTTCGGGATGACGCCGGGGCTGGCTTGGGCCGCGGCCTCGGGGTGCTTTTACGGCATGTTTCTAACGGCGTCGCGCTGGGTCGCGCCCTTGGGCCGCCCCGTGCATCTGTTGCTGACCCAGCTTATCATCGGGACGCTGATGCTGACGCCATTGGGCCTCCTCCATCTGCCGCTGCTGACCGCAAACGTGTCGGGGCTGGTCTTGTGGTCCGGCGTCGCTTCGATGATGGGAAATTTGTTTCTGGTCTTCGCCTATGCCCGCGCGGGGGCGGCAACGCTTGCGCCCTTTGTCTATGTGCAGCTGATCGGGGCCACGGCCTATGGGCTGGTCTTCTTCGGCAACTGGCCCGACGGGCTATCGGCCATAGGCATCACCGTGATCTTCGCATGCGGCTTTGCCACGCTGTTTCTCAGGAAGACCGCCAGTCGCCCTTAGCGCGGATCGCGCTGGAGGACGCCTCGCTCAGCGGCAGGTTGATGTAGCACCAGCAGGGGGCTTCCATCTGTGGCAGCATCTGGCTGGCCGGCCCCACCAGCCTTGCGTCATCATATAGTTGCGCCGCGACGGATCTGCGCGCTGATATCCGGTCGCCGGGGCGGGCGAGAACGCCCACCGGCACCATCTCCATAATGTCGCGCCAGTCCTGCCAATGGTGCAGGCTTGCCAGATTGTCCGCTCCCATCAACCACACAAACCGCACACCCGGGTAGCGCCGGATCAGCCCCCTGAGGGTCTGCGCCGTGTAGCGTGTGCCCAGCTTGGCCTCTACATCTGTCACGGTGACACGTGGATGGTCCATCACCTGCCGGGCCTTGGCCAAACGGTCCGCCAACGGCGCAGGCGCGTTTTCTTTCAAGGGATTGCCGGGGGAAACCAGCCACCATACGTGGTCAAGCCCGAAGCGTTTCAACGCCTCGCGGGTGATATGGGCATGGCCTTGATGCGCGGGGTCAAAGGACCCGCCAAGCAGGCCCACCGCCTGCCCCGGCCGCGCCGGCGGCCATCCCGAAGAGATGTCAGTCGGTTTCAGAGGACTTGGCCCACAGATTGATGTCTTCCTCCGACGAGATGCGGTCGATCTCGGCGAGCTCGTCGGCCGCAAACTTGAGGTTTTCCACCGCCCCCACGCAGTCGACAATTTGCGACGGTTTCGACGCCCCGATCAACGCGGTGGTCGCGCGGCCCTCCCGTAAGACCCAGGCGATAGCCATCTGCGCCAGCGTTTGCCCGCGGGCCTCGGCCATCTCATTCAACGCTTTGACGCTGGCCAGCGACCGCTCGTTGATCATGCCGTCCAGCAGGGATTTGCCTTGCGTGGCGCGGCTGCCGTCGGGGATGCCGCCGAGGTACTTCTTGGTCAGAATGCCCTGCGCCAGCGGCGTAAACGCAATCGAGCCGATGCCCAGGTCGTTCAAAGTGCTCCACAGCCCGTCATGCTCGGTCCAGCGGTTCATCATGTTGTAGGAGGGCTGGTGGATCAAACACGGCGTGCCCAGCTCCTTGAGGATGGCTGCCGCCTCGCGCGTCTTCTGCGAATTGTAGGACGAAATGCCCGCATATAGGGCACGGCCTGACCGCACGATGTAATCCAGCGCGCCCATGGTTTCTTCCAACGGGGTCTCGGGGTCAAAGCGGTGGGAGTAGAAAATATCTACATAATCCAGCCCCAACCGTTTCAGAGACTGGTCGCAAGACGCCACCAAATACTTGCGCGACCCCATCTCTCCATACGGCCCCGGCCACATCAAATATCCGGCCTTGGACGAAATGATCATCTCATCCCTGTAGCCTGCAAAGTCCTCCCGCAAAATCTCCCCAAATGCAGTCTCCGCTGATCCGGGAGGGGGCCCGTAGTTATTCGCTAGGTCAAAATGCGTGATCCCATGATCAAACGCCGTTCGGCACATCGCACGCTTGTTCTCATGCGGGCTGTCCCCGCCGAAATTATGCCAAAGCCCCAGGCTGATCGCAGGCAGCTGGACCCCTGACTTGCCGCAGCGGCGGTACTCCATGGTCTCGTAGCGGTCCGCTGCGGGGCAGTAGTCCACAGGTTTCTCCTTCGGGGGGCGCTGAACTTTGCTCATACAGGAGTTCTGAGGCTCACACCTCCGAACGTCAAATGCAATCAAAGTCCGCCCAAAGGATTACCACGCTGAAAACCTGTCGAAGCGCCATGCTCCGTTTGTCGAGTCTCGGGTGAATTCGATTATGTAGTACTCGCCGTTACCCGCCCTCAGCGTCACCGATGCATCCTGATACCAGTTTTCCGGGATTTCCGTTGGTCGCGGCAATTCCGAGAGCTGGCCCGGAGATAACTTTTCGAACTCAAATTGCCGGGCGCCGATAGCAAATTCGGCTATAAGGTCAGGCTGCAACATGACCGCCGCCAGCTCGCCGAATTCCACCCGCGTCGCGCCGCTGGGTATTCGCAGGCCCGTAGCGCCCAAAATTCCGCGCTGAGCAATTGTCAGGATATCCTCAGAACGCTCCCGCAATTCGTCATTGGTGATCGCGTTGATGGCCTGGCGCCAGGCGTCAGCGCCATTTTCCCGTTCTTTGGCCATGGCCAAGACCAACTTCAGCTCTTCCGACAGCCTCAGCTTTGAACGGACCTCAGAAGGTATGCTGTCATCGGCCAATAGCGCATCATATTCTTCCTGGGACAGAACTTTCAGCTCGTCTGACGCGCCGAACTGGAAGTTTAGCTCGCTTACCTTTCCGCCCGCCCCAAGCAAATCAACCATCCGCACGGAGTCAACGTCAGGATCCAGCATCCAGCTAACATCGTCCATCTCTAGGCCTTGCTCGTAGAAGGTTGGAATGAATATGCTCGATTGCCAGCCGTTACTCAGTGAAGGCCCAATTGTCGGCCAAGCCGCATTGCCGGCAGTTGTGTCAACGATACGGGGGTTGCCATCCGGCCCAATCTCAACGGTCAGAATAACAACCCGGAATAGGCCGTTTTGGTTGCTGGCGATCCCAAAGAATACGTCCTCTCCGTCGAACAAGTAGCGCCGCCAGAAGTCAAAACCGAACCCATTGCTGGGCTCGACAAGCTCCATGAATCGCGTCGCCGAATACCCGATCAGTTGGTCCGCAACATCGTCAGAAGAAATCTCGACGGAAAAATCGGCCAATGGGGACAAGACAGCATTTGCATCCGTTACAGTGTCCCGCACCCGCTGGGTGGCTTTCTGAAACGCATCCTCCAGCCGGTCAGCTTCCGCCGCCATAGAGGCAACGGCAACGGCGTCTCGGTCCTCTTCTTCCATTGCCAGGGCGAGCTGCTGCAATGCGGCGATGTAGTCGGTCGAAACGCCTTGATAGTCGCGCAACGTGTCCTGCAGCTCGCCGATGGTGCCGCCCCGCACGCCCAATGCGCGCTCTTTGCGTTCGACCTCTTCGACGCGATCTTCAAGTTTGTCTTCAGCGTCTTCCAGACGCGCCTCGCTGGCTTTCAAGTCCTCGCGCTGTTGCTGCAATACTGTCCTAGCCTGTGTGAGGTTGGCCTGGGTCGCACTCAATTCGGCGCGGGCGTCCTCTGCTTGTTGCTGAAAGGCAAGCGCTTCTGACTGTCGGGTGGCAGACTCCGTATTGATCTTTTTCAGGCTTTCGAACGCATCTGTCAGGTTCTTGATCTGCTGGCCACTGACAGTCGCCATCTGCCCGCTGAAGTCCGAAACGCGGTCATAGGCTTCGTCGCGTTCCTGGCGCAACAAGGCCAGCGAGTCCTGGTACTCGGTGTCGACTTTCTGGTTTTGCGCCTGAAGGAAGTACCAGCCTACCGCCAGCAGCACGAGCAATAGGATGGGCGTGGTCCACTGCCCCAACAATCGAAACAGGTTGCCGGTCACTTCGGTCACGGCATCGGAAGGGGTCCGTCCTACCTGGACCGCAGCTGGGCGGTCATCCTTAAGCTCTCTCACTACCTCAGCCAGGGCCGCCTTGATTTCGGAAATGCTGGTCTCGTCGGGTTTGTCGTTCTTCGCCACGCCAATAATCCTGCGTAAATATCTAAAGTCACTTTGGTTTCAACGATCACAGGTTAGTCAGAAATACCCCAATCTGGCCACAAATTTTTGCAAAGGGGCACGGTGCGAAGGGTGATTGAACCGGGCGGTGCGGTAGCCTAAACCAGCACAAGGTCACCTTTAGAGCGAGAATCCCCATGGCAGCCAATCAATTCGTCTACTTCATGGACGGCGTCTCCAAGCAGTATCCCGGCGGCAAGAAGGTGTTCGAAAACATCCAGCTCAACTTCCTGCCCGGCGTCAAAATCGGCGTGGTGGGTGTCAACGGCACCGGTAAGTCGTCGCTCATGCGCATCATGTCCGGTCAGGACAAGGATTTCACCGGGGAGGCATGGGCCGCCGAAGGCGCCAAGGTCGGCTACCTGCCTCAAGAACCCACGCTCGATGAAACGCTCGATGTGCGCGGCAATGTGATGCTGGGGGTGAAGGAAAAGAAGGACGTGCTCGACCGCTACAACGAGCTGGCGATGAACTATTCCGACGAAACCGCCGAAGAAATGGCCAAACTGCAGGACGAGATTGACGCGGCCAACCTCTGGGACCTCGACGCCCAGATCGACATCGCGATGGAGGCCCTGCGCTGCCCCCCCGATGACGCCGCCGTCGAAAACCTGTCCGGCGGGGAACGCCGCCGCGTGGCTTTGTGCAAGCTGCTGCTCGAAGCCCCCGACATGCTGCTGCTGGACGAGCCGACCAACCACCTCGACGCCGAAACCATCGCGTGGCTGCAAAAGCACCTGATCGAGTATAAAGGCACCATCCTGATCGTCACCCACGACCGGTATTTCCTCGACGATATCACCGGCTGGATTCTAGAGCTCGACCGTGGTCGCGGCATCCCCTACGAGGGCAATTACTCCGCATGGCTGGAACAAAAGGCCAAACGGCTGGAACGCGAGGCCAAGGAGGACAAGACCAAGCAGAAAACGCTGGAGCGCGAGCTGGAATGGATCCGCGCCGGTGCCAAGGCCCGTCAGGCCAAGGGCAAGGCCCGCATCAACGCCTATAATGAAATGGCCAACCAGTCCGAGAAGGAAAAGGTCGGTCGCGCGCAGATCATCATCCCCAACGGCCCGCGCCTCGGCAACAAGGTGATCGAGGTCGAAAACCTGACCAAAGCTTACGGCGACAAGCTGCTGGTCGAAGACCTCAGCTTCTCCCTGCCCGCAGGTGGTATCGTCGGCGTGATCGGCCCCAACGGCGCGGGTAAATCCACGCTGTTTCGCATGCTGACGGGTCAGGAAACGCCGGACTCAGGCGAGGTATCCTATGGCGACACGGTGCAGCTGTCCTATGTCGACCAATCCCGCGACGCGCTGAAGGGCGACGCCAATGTCTGGGAAGAAATTTCAGACGGCGGCGAAATCATCCAGCTGGGCGACGCGCAGATGAACTCCCGCGCCTACTGCTCCGCCTTCAACTTCAAGGGCGGCGATCAACAGAAAAAGGTCGGCACGCTGTCGGGCGGCGAACGCAACCGCGTGCATCTGGCGAAACTGTTGAAATCCGGCGGCAATGTGCTGCTCCTCGATGAACCGACCAACGATCTGGACGTGGAAACGTTAAGAGCGCTTGAAGACGCCATCGAAAACTTCGCCGGCTGCGCCGTCGTCATCTCCCACGACCGCTTTTTCCTCGACCGCCTCTGCACCCACATCCTCGCCTTCGAGGGCGAGGCCCATGTCGAATGGTTCGAAGGCAACTTCGAGGCCTATGAGGAAGATAAAATCCGCAGGCTGGGACCTGATGCGGTAGAACCTAAGCGGGTGAAGTATAAGAAATTCACACGTTGAACGGCGTCGGTTAGGTGTTCCGCACCCAAACCCACCTCACAGGCTGCAACTGATGGGTGAAACCATCCAGCCCACGGTTCACTGAGAAATATGCTTGGCCGTATCAATAATTTCCAATGACCTCGCTTTTTTTGACAAAATGATGTAGAGTCTTGCTCATTGTTTAGTTGAAGTTGAGGTTTTTCATGCGCTTTCATTTAGCAATTCCATTGATTTTTTTTCTGTCTTCTCAGGCTAATGCGAACCAAGACTGTTCTCACGCCTTAGTTCAAGATACTTATTCCAAAGCCCAAACTGATACGGAAAGGCTTGCTATTATCTACTCGATAGATAAAGCAAATTTTGACCAATTTAAGTCTGAATTCGCCGGTGGTGGAAATGCTATAATTGGCGGCATTCCAGTTGGCGGCGATATGGACTGGAACGAGTTTGAAGAACATCGTTCACGTATCAAAGAAACTTACAACTTTGATTACAACCGAAATTCGTCTCTAGAAATTGCTCGAACCTACCTTTCTGACAATGCGAAGCAGGCCTACATTTCCTGCCTGAAAAACTCGGGAAAAGGCCTAAAGGTCTGGCTGTCTCAAGTTGAGGATACTCAGCTTACTATTTCGGTTAAGTTTGATACCCACCCTGGTGGTGCTTTGACAGATTTCTCCCTTGGCAGTCCGGTGGGGGGGACTCTCATTGGTTCTGTTCCAACCTCATTTCCAAACGGTTCGATAAGGACAATTGAGTTTCAGCGGGACCAGAATGTCAGATTTTCGGTTGTTGTAAATGGAGATGGAGAATCGACTAATTTCGTTGTCCCATCAGAGCCAAGATTTGTGACCGGTGCAGTGGTAAGTTGGGACTTTGAGATTATGGTTGATGATGTCCTACAGCGATACCAAGGGAGCAGGGAGATAAGCCCAGATATCTACAAAGAACACGATCCCTCTAAGCGAAAAATTGAGATCCACCGATATACCACTCATGACAATCAAGGCGACCGGTGGGCCTATTGTAGAATTGAGGACAACTGGACTCTAACCGCGCTCTACAAGGACCGATTTATTCCTGGAACCAAGACCGGTGATAGAAAAGTCAAAACCTCCCGTGTACTGGAACCAGGAACTGGGGGAGGGGGTATCTGCAAATTGGAGCGTCTCCTTTACAATCGTTGAGCCAAAGGCCATC is from uncultured Litoreibacter sp. and encodes:
- the ettA gene encoding energy-dependent translational throttle protein EttA, producing the protein MAANQFVYFMDGVSKQYPGGKKVFENIQLNFLPGVKIGVVGVNGTGKSSLMRIMSGQDKDFTGEAWAAEGAKVGYLPQEPTLDETLDVRGNVMLGVKEKKDVLDRYNELAMNYSDETAEEMAKLQDEIDAANLWDLDAQIDIAMEALRCPPDDAAVENLSGGERRRVALCKLLLEAPDMLLLDEPTNHLDAETIAWLQKHLIEYKGTILIVTHDRYFLDDITGWILELDRGRGIPYEGNYSAWLEQKAKRLEREAKEDKTKQKTLERELEWIRAGAKARQAKGKARINAYNEMANQSEKEKVGRAQIIIPNGPRLGNKVIEVENLTKAYGDKLLVEDLSFSLPAGGIVGVIGPNGAGKSTLFRMLTGQETPDSGEVSYGDTVQLSYVDQSRDALKGDANVWEEISDGGEIIQLGDAQMNSRAYCSAFNFKGGDQQKKVGTLSGGERNRVHLAKLLKSGGNVLLLDEPTNDLDVETLRALEDAIENFAGCAVVISHDRFFLDRLCTHILAFEGEAHVEWFEGNFEAYEEDKIRRLGPDAVEPKRVKYKKFTR